Proteins co-encoded in one Oreochromis aureus strain Israel breed Guangdong linkage group 3, ZZ_aureus, whole genome shotgun sequence genomic window:
- the LOC120437357 gene encoding serine protease FAM111A-like — MTSVLDVARQNGLSLKTAIKETDSSIDRKEVYGLLCQQYPRLKRWMESRFPKNSFQEALKYRKESFGKSRQSFTEIRSVMLLLELSESVCLISGSFVKQGTGFVLFDDFVLTDARLCDYWVKSNTPNWREFVNVTVVFNFEDQESDRNNLGAKVFIGNDKLDYVILKLETEKVPPGLLKRFGPVPSDGEACVVGHPGGGVKKTSPTCVIEKERREHAENNENLEDCKEFCSLCEINQQIKNDPYENIYVTYNALMYHGSSGSSVFDAEGRVFGLHSGGFFYGFPNLSENVIEYAFPLLTIFENFVDNLKKDGYGEVLERVVEEAKGNPHLENIIASVVGSKQGKPDALLQEVESKTDSEEIGDGCVETE; from the coding sequence ATGACATCGGTCTTAGATGTAGCACGACAGAACGGATTGAGTCTAAAAACGGCGATCAAAGAAACGGACAGCAGCATTGACCGTAAGGAGGTTTACGGTCTACTTTGTCAGCAGTACCCGCGTCTGAAACGATGGATGGAGAGTAGATTCCCTAAAAATTCTTTTCAGGAAGCACTGAAGTACAGGAAGGAGAGCTTTGGAAAGAGCCGACAGTCTTTTACTGAAATTCGCAGTGTTATGTTGCTGCTCGAACTGAGCGAGTCAGTTTGTCTCATATCCGGTTCCTTCGTAAAGCAAGGCACAGGCTTTGTGCTATTTGACGACTTTGTCTTGACCGACGCCCGCTTATGCGACTACTGGGTTAAATCAAACACACCTAACTGGCGTGAATTTGTAAACGTTACCGTGGTCTTTAACTTTGAAGACCAAGAGTCAGACAGGAACAACCTCGGCGCTAAGGTGTTCATCGGCAACGATAAGTTAGATTATGTCATACTTAAGCTGGAAACAGAGAAAGTCCCGCCGGGGCTCCTTAAGAGATTTGGGCCTGTACCTTCAGACGGCGAGGCCTGTGTCGTCGGACACCCAGGAGGAGGAGTGAAAAAAACGAGTCCTACGTGCGTCAttgagaaagagaggcgagagcaTGCTGAGAATAATGAAAATTTAGAAGACTGCAAGGAATTTTGCAGTCTTTGTGAAATCAATCAGCAGATCAAAAACGACCCGTATGAAAATATCTACGTCACCTACAACGCTCTCATGTACCACGGCTCTTCCGGCTCCTCGGTTTTCGATGCCGAGGGACGAGTGTTTGGTCTGCACAGCGGCGGGTTTTTCTACGGGTTTCCGAACCTTAGCGAGAATGTGATTGAGTACGCCTTTCCTCTGCTCACTATATTTGAAAACTTTGTGGATAATCTGAAGAAAGATGGGTATGGGGAGGTGTTGGAAAGAGTTGTGGAGGAAGCGAAGGGAAATCCTCACCTAGAAAACATTATAGCCTCTGTTGTGGGGTCAAAGCAAGGCAAACCTGATGCGTTGTT